In Oncorhynchus masou masou isolate Uvic2021 chromosome 31, UVic_Omas_1.1, whole genome shotgun sequence, the sequence atcgacctggcccaggCTTTCGACTCTtatcaatcactgcattcttatcggcagactcaatagcatTGGCATCTCAAATGAttgtctcgcctggttcaccaactacttctctgatagagttcagtgtgtcaaattggagggcctattgtccggacctctggcattctctataggggtgccacagggttatattctcaggccgactcttttctctgtatatatcaatgatgtcgctcttgctgctggtgattctctgatccacctctacacagacgacaccattctgtgtacatctggcccttctttggacactgtgctaacaaaacgccaaacgagcttcaacgccatacaacactccttctgtggcctccaactgcttttaaacactagtaaaactaaGCGCATGCTcgtcaaccgattgctgcccgcaccctcccgccggacaagcatcactactctggacggttctgacttaggtatttgtagttgtccacatattctaggtgtctggttagactgtaaactctccttccagactcacattaagcatctccaatccaaaattaaatctagaatcggcttccttttTCACAAATAAAGCcttcttcactcatgccgccaaacataccctcgtaaaactgactatcctaccgatcctcgacttcagcatttacaaaatagccccaaacactctactcagcaaacgatgtagtctatcacaatgccatcctTTTTATCACcagagccccatatactacccaccactgcgacctgtatgctctcgttggctggccctcactacatatccgtcaccaaacccactggctccaggtcatctataagtctttgctaggtaaagcaccgccttatctcagctcactggtcaccatagcaacacccacccgtagcacacgctccagtaggtatatttcactggtcatgcccaaagccaacacttcctttggctgcctttccttccagttctctgctgctaatgactggaacaaattgcagaaatctctgaagctggagtcttctatctccctctctaactttaagcatcagctgtcagagcagcttactgatcactgtgcctgtatatagccaatcTGTAAAATAGCACAcctgactacctcatccccatattattacttacacttttgcaccccagtatctctacttgtatctctactatttattgcctacctccctacattTACAAACACTGAactagaaaaatctatgtacttttcttttgtgttattgactgtatgtgtaAAGCCACAGAAAGCCAGTAAGCTATGGTGGGAAAATAAATTCCAATCCATCATAGTTCATTATTGTTTAGAAATGTATCACATCATAGCACAAGGGAATAAGCACAACGTGCTTTAGAACTTGGTCCCAAAAAAATAAACAGCCTGTTTAAAGATTCAGTGCGATTAGGAGTTGGTAGCAGTGACATTGCCTAAAAAGCTTGTAATAGCATACCGTGCAAATATGATAATATTCCAAactcaatatacagtgccttgcgaaagtattcggcccccttgaactttgcgaccttttgccacatttcaggcttcaaacataaagatataaaactgtatttttttgtgaagaatcaacaacaagtgggacacaatcatgaagtggaatgacatttattggatatttcaaacttttttaacaaatcaaaaactgaaaaattgggcgtgcaaaattattcagcccctttactttcagtgcagcaaactctctccagaagttcggtgaggatctctgaatgatccaatgttgacctaaatgactaatgatgataaatacaatccacctgtgtgtaatcaagtctccgtatatatgcacctgtactgtgatagtctcagaggtccgttaaaagcgcagagagcatcatgaagaacaaggaacacaccaggcaggtccgagactgttgtgaagaagtttaaagccggatttggatacaaaaaagatttcccaagctttaaacatcccaaggagcactgtgcaagcgataatattgaaatggaaggagtatcagaccactgcaaatctaccaagacctggccgtccctctaaactttcagctcatacaaggagaagactgatcagagatgcagccaagaggcccatgatcactctggatgaactgcagagatcgacagctgaggtgggagactctgtccataggacaacaatcagttgtatattgcacaaatctggcctttatggaagagtagcaagaagaaagcaatttcttcaagatatccataaaaagtgttgtttaaagtttgccacaagccacctgggagacacaccaaacatgtggaagaaggtgctctggtcagatgaaaccaaaattgaactttttggcaacaatgcaaaacgttatgtttggcgtaaaagcaacacagcgcatcaccctaaacacaccatacccactgtcaaacatggtggtggcagcatcatggtttgggcctgcttttcttcagcagggacagggaagatggttaaaattgatgggaagatagatggagccaaatacaggaccattctggaagaaaacctgatggagtctgcaaaagacctgagactgggacggagattagtcttccaacaagacaatgatccaaaacataaagcaaaatctacaatggaatggttcaaaaataaacatatccaggtgttagaatggccaagtcaaagtccagacctgaatccaatcgagaatccgtggaaagaactgaaaactgctgttcacaaatgctctccatccaacctcactgagctcgagctgttttgcaaggaggaatgggaaaaaaaattcagtctctcgatgtgcaaaactgatagaaacataccccaagcgacttacagctgtaatcgctacaaagtattaacttaagggggctgaataattttgcacgcccaatttttcagtttttgatttgttaaaaaagtttgaaatatccaataaatgtcattccacttcatgattgtgtcccacttgttgttgattcttcacaaaaaaatacagttttatatctttatgtttgaagcctgaaatgtggcaaaaggtcgccgaatactttcgcaaggcactgtatggggTCATTACTGTGCATTTTAAAAAGGGGGCaagaaccagtgtgtgtgtgtgtgtccaccagcagCAGATGTGAGTGCTGCAGCTGTGCCAAAACATGGCAATCTACTAACATAACTTCAGCACACCCAGTGAAAGTACTGTCATTAATGCAGTAAAGTTCTGACGATGTTTTGGACACATTTGGTACAGATGTGTTTTGTATCCTTAAGTGTCCATGTATCCAAGAACTTCGACATGTTTTAATCCTTCTTGATGTAACATGATTTGTGGATTAAAATAGTGTGTACGTGTGCGTATACCTTTGACAGAGTGCTTTTTCTCCAGCTGATGCAGGTCAGGTAGGATATGGATGCAGTTTATGCAGCAGTAAGTAAAGAAGTCCAACACCACCACTTTACCAGCAAGCTCTCTTGTGAAAGAAAGGGGGCCTTCTGTGTTCAGCCATTCGAGACCTGCAGAAAAATATGCATTATCAAACAGTATCATTACCATTTTACAACCAATGGTATAATGACATTCAGAGCTGAGGATGCAACATTTCATACATGTCAAATATTAATCAAGAAAGAGCTTGTAGTCGCAGTGTTTGCATACTAGTCGACAGTGAGATAATGAAAATACAGCAAACATCGTATGAGACCACATTCTACTTTAGGCTACAATGTTGCAAGAAGAGCTATACCTATGCATGTTGCGTCATGTCAAAATATGCAGACCATTCAACACTGATTACAAAATAAGCAGCAACTGCCTGCccgtatacagttgaagtcataagtttacatatacttagatTGGAGTCGTTAAaaatagtttttcaaccactccacacatttcttgttaacaaactttagctttgacaagtcggttaggacatttactttgtgcatgacacaagtaatttttccaacaattgtttacagacagattatttcactatcacaattccagtgggtcagaagttaacaatcactaagttgactgtgcctttaaacagcttggaaaattccagaaaatgatgtcatggctttagaagcatctgataggcgaattgacataatttcagtcaattgtaggtgtacctgtggatgtatttcaaggcctacctttaaactcagagCCACTTTGCAttacatcatgagaaaatcaaaagaaatcagcaaagacctcagaaaatgaaTTGTAGAccgccacaagtctggttcatccttgggagcaatttccaaacagctgaaggtaccacgttcatctgtacaaacaatagtacacaagtataaacacgatGGGACATAAACACAAtgtcataccgttcaggaaggagacgcgttctgtctcctagagatgaacgtactttggtgcgaaaagtgcaaatcaatcccagaacaacagcaaaggaccttggaaagatgctggaggaaacaggtacaaaagtacctatgtccacagtaaaacgagtcccatatcgacataacctaaaaagccgctcagcaaggaagaagccactgctccaaaactaccataaagagctagactacggtttgcaaatgtgacatgggaacaaagatcggacttttggagaaatgtcctctaagaacaccatcccgaccgtgaagcacgggggtggcagcatggcttaaggacaacaaagtcaaggtattggagaggccatcacaaagtcctgacctcatacttatagaacatttgtgggcagaactgaaaaagcatgtgcgcgcaagaaggcctacaaacctgactcagacctgctctgtcaggaggaatgggctaaatttcacccaacctattgtgggaggcttgtggaaggctacctgaaacatttaacccaagttaaacaatttaaaggcaatgctaccaaatacttattgagtgtatgtaaacttctgacccactgggaatgtgatgaaagaaataaaagctgaaatcattatttctactattattctgacacttcacattcttcaaatcatgtggtgatcctaactgacctaagactgggaatttttacctagattaaatgtcaggaattgtgaaaaactgagttgaaatgtatttagctaaggtgtacgtaaatgTCTGATTTCAACTGGACATAGAGTACTGGTCAAAAGGTGGACACaacaaaaacaaatgatagtcccacaaagcccaaacctgatgggatggcgtatcgctgcagaacgctgtggtaatcatgctggttaagtgtgccttgaattctaaataaatcactgacagtgtcaccagaaaagcacccccacacaatcacacctctATGCTTCACGGAGGGAACCACacacggagatcatccgttcacctattctgcgtctcgcaaagacagcggttggaacaaaaaaaaaaaatcacaaatttggactcatcagaccaaaatacattgcttgtgtttcttggcccaagcaagtctcttcttcttattggtgtcctttagtagtggtgtatttgcagcaatttgaccacaaaggcctgattcacgcagtctcatctgaacagttgatgttgagatgtgtctgttactccaagtatttatttgggctgcaatttctgaggctggtatcagtactgaacttgtcctctgcagcataggtaactatgggtcttcctttcctgtggttgtcctcaagaaagccagtttcatcatagcacttcatAGTTTTTgcaattgcacttgaagaaacattcaaagttcttgaaatttcccacattgactgaccttcatgtcttaaagtaatggactatcatttctctttgcttatttaagctgttcttgccataatacggacagggtcttttaccaaacagggccATCTTTTGTgtaccacccctactttgtcacaacacaactgattggctcaaacacatctaggaaagaaattccacaaattcttatatcaaggcacatctgttaattgaaatgcattccaggtgactacctcatgaagctggttgagagaatgccaagagtgtgtaaagctgtcattaagacaaaggggggctactttgaataaattcaaatatacttcgatttgtttaacacttttttggttagtacatgatgccaaatgtgttatttcatagttgtgacgtATTCAcaattaatctacaatgtagaaaatagtcaattaaagaaaaccccttgaatgagtagctgtgtctaaacTTTTTACTTgtgatcacacacacagtcttcagACTGCGCAAATGCTGCGCCAGGCGACAATTCTAATTTGAAATAACACCCAGCTAGCTGTCATTAATGTACATTTTCCTGACCTTCGTCAAAATCGGGAATCCTCAAGTCATCTTTGTCGTCTAGTTTTTTCAAGTACTGGTAGACAAGGTTTTCTTTCTCTTGTTGGCTCGTAGCGTTGTCCAGGGCGTCGTCCAACTGGCTCTGGATTGGAAATAAAGCCGAAAGGTTGCACTTGGACGCCATCTTTCCAACCACAATTTCATTGAGTAAAGTCAATGCTACATTCTGCACCAGTACTTTTCAACAGTGACAAAATTAGCAATATGGAattaattcatttaaaaaaatggtgCTCTTATTAATATAGGAtctttttgatacatgtttattTTAAAAGTAcattatattaaaaaaataactgCTAATTGTTTGGAAACTGCTGTTGTATTTTCTAACAATACAGAGGAGTCCGTGTTCGAGGGTGTCGTCaatagttaccacagccacaaagtcttaAACCCCGCCTAATTTATGTAatgtatcttctctctctctctctctctctatatatatatttaacctaaccttagcagtgtggttaacgtTATAACCGTAAGCACAAGTTAAGAACAAAAATACGTTTTTTGTTTTCATAAATGTTTTGCGATGTTGACTTTGTggatgtggtaactagtggaaaacCAGGACGAGCACATCACCGTGATgtatcatgggtaaattgtgactgactgatgTGCAAATAATATGTAATAGTTATTCATGATGCACGGTGATTTATAGATCAGAATCGCCCGTAGTCGGATACgtttcatacatttttacgaaATAGCTCATTTTAGCACTGCACTGGCTTTAAGTCTGTTTGCTAGAGTTTCTTGTTGACAGGTTATTATTTAGAAAAAAATGCTAACACAATTAGCTGTTTTCGGTTTTGATTTGATTGCAACTTTTCCAAAACGGTATGGAATGTTATCATCTGACTTTTTGCAGGATGTTACAGAAAAGCGCGGTTAAACAGGCTATATTGTAGCAGCAACAAGGTGTTTTGAAACATTGTGTGTCCTTCTCTCTGCTGCTTCAAATGTCAAAGAACGATTTGGAAGATGACATATGGGAATATAAACCTctcaagaagaagaaaagaaaggACAAAGAGACACCTGATACTTTTAATGGATCCATGGCTAAGTACAGACAAGCCTCACAATGTTTAACCAAAGGAAAAACTTCTGTCCAAGTGAAGAACACAGTCAGACATGTGAAGCTCACCAAAGTAGCTCCAAATAAAACCCTCGGTGTGAAGGCAAATGAGTCTATTCAAAATAAAGAGGTGGCGCGTAGGACACTTTCAACTCAAAATATCGCCTTTCCACAGTCAACACAAGATGATGATAGTACACGTACTACTGGAGAGAACGTGCACCGGGCATCTTCCCCTGGGGGAAGGTCCTGTCCGATCTGTCAGATGCCATTCTCTATATTGGTGGTGCAATCGCAAAGATGGCATGTCGCAGAATGTCTTGACAATCCTGGGGATGACCGCAAAGGTACAGTATTGTTGTTTCAGGTTGCTACGTGAGACGTtcctcaatcaaatcaaatgtatttaaatagccctttgtacatcagctgatatctcaaagtgctgtacagaaacctagcctaaacccccaaacagcaagcaatgcaggtgtagaagcacggtggctaggaataactccctagaaaggccaaaacctaggaagaaacctagataggaaccaggctatgaagggtggccagtcctcttctggctgtgccgggtggagattataacagaacatggccaagatgttcaaatgttcataaatgaccagcatggtcaaataataggtctgggacaggtagcatgtccggtgaacaggtcaggattccatagccgcaggcagaacagttgaaactggagcagcggcacggccaggtggacgagggacagcaaggagtcatcatgccaggtagtcctgaggcatggtcctagggctctggtcccccaagagagagaaagaaagaaagagagagagaattagagagtgcatacttaaattcacacaggacactgaataggacaggagaagtactccagatataacaaactgaccctagccccccgacacataaactactgcagcataaatactggaggctgagacaggaggggtcaggagacactgtggccccatccgaggacacccccggacagggccaaacaggaagaatataaccccacccactttgccaaagcacagcccccacaccactagaaggatatcttcaaccaccaacttaccatcctgagacaaggccgagtatagcccgcaaagatctccgccatggcacaacccaagggggggcgccaacacccccccccccccctaaactgGAACACCTGGATTTTTCTGAAATTCGATAGGCCTACATGAAATGGCTTTATTCGACATTTGTATGTAAAAGTATTGTTTAGAAATAATTAATTGAACAGGAATATTTGTGACATTTTGCCCTTACCCAGCCTCCTTTAGTGCTGCATTCTTAACCAGGTGGGAATTGACCAGTTGTGAAGTCCTAAATAAATACCTTTTATATACattcacatgcttcgtaaacaacaggtgcagacgaatagtgaaatgcttactgacggcCCTTCCCAAACAATGCATAATACAATTtatataaaacataataattcCAACTCGAGGAATAGATACACAATTAGTAgtgatagcttggctatatacatggggtaccagtaccgagttgatgtgcaggggtacagggaaattgaggtagatactgtatatacaaataggtaggggtaaagtgactaggaaacaggatatataatagacagtaggAGCCGCACATGATGAGTGTGGAAGTATAAGTGTGTAcgtggtatgtatgtatgtacagttgaggtcggaagtttacatacacatttacatttaaactcagtttttcaaaattcctgacatttaatcttagtaagaATTCCTTaggtttaggtcagttaggatcaccactttatttgaagaatgtcagaataatagtagagagaaggatttatttcagctttcatttctttcatcacattcccagtgggtcagacgtttacatacactcaattagtatctggtagcattgcctttaaattgtttaacttgggttaaatgtttcgggtagccttcgacaagcttcccacaacaagttgggtgaattttgtcccattcctcctgatagagctggtgtaactgagtcaggtttgttggcctccttgctcgcacatgctttttcagttctgcccacaaattgtctatagggttgaggtcaggactttgatggctactccaatacctggactttgtCCTTAAGGGTTTGTAAATTAGCATTTGACGCTAaggtgtattcggcgcatgtgacaaagtttgatttgatagctAGCTACTCTAGCTCCACTGACAGTGACCTATTTGTTGATGTTTATCAACTCTGGGAATTCATTAATATGTATAAGTAGCCTTTGTCATTCTTCGGAGGTGGAACCTAAACATGCATTTTGTCGTAATAGTGGCAGCAACTTCCTCTGGGGGAGGGTCCTTCAATGTTATGGTGCATTTTCTACAGAGAAATTGGCATAGTAGGCAATGTAACCAAAGATTGCCTTCCTTTTACAAGTATCTTTTACTTGTATCATTGCACATCATTCGAATCACCATTCACTCTGTTGGTAATGCTTGCAAATTGAATCATAATTTTAAAAGTAGAGATACCACTCTGGAATTTTGATATGCCCGTATATTATGTTCAATCATATATAAACATTATTCATGATTGTATTTTTCAATATTCATACATTTATGTAAGTTGTTATTGAAATCAAAATACTACTCATTACAGAGGCAAGCGGTAAAGCTCCATATTACACCAATTTTCGCTTTGTTGctcctacagatgaaacattagGGAGTCTTGAAGGAGGCCTGGATAAGGTCACAAACATTCTATTAGGTTCTGAACTAACAGATTATAAACTTAAACGGACAAATAGAAAaggctcaaaccaagtttattcaaccCACTGTATGCTTCAGCTGCAAACACACTTTACACATAATTAAAAGGGCATTCATATGTAATGACAAGGTTAGGGGTGTGACTTCTCAGAACTATTCATCTGTTTCCCAAAACTAGCTAAATGTTGCGCTGTTGTCTTCGTGGTCAAGCGGTCTGTTAGCAGTGATTCTTCATCCGGTCACTTCTCCATGATGTTTACAAGTGACTTTCTGTTCAACAGACTTTGGACATACATTCTGTTCCCCTTTTCTCTcacagtaactttccatacacaAAGTTCCTCTTCACCATTCATTTACACATAACATATACATTCATTATGCAGATAACATAATCAATCATGTCTAATATAGCAACAGGAGTAAGTATATTTCAAGTTATAACCCAACAATTCCAACTTCAATAAATTAATGTATTGAATTTCAGAAAGTTCCAAAAGAGCATTTCCTTTTTTTCCAGTTTCATGATGTCCCATGTCTATTTTAGCATATTACATGCAAATGCCATTCTTAACCATAATATCATATCCCTTGTAATTCCTAATCCTGCTCTGTCTTTGTCTTTTATGTCATGTGTGCAGAATGTCCTGATGGTATCCAGTGCTACTCCACAATTCTGAGCCACTACCAGAGATACAGCCACTCCCTGCTTGCCCACAGCCGAGCAACCAATGAGGCGCCCTGCCTCAGCTTGGAGTTGGTAGCCAATGGCGGGGCCAATTTAAGCTTGAAGAGCTCACAGGACAGCCAGAGTTCTTCTCCTATTAACAGACACAGTGGAGCTACATCCCCCACAAAGCCAAATGCCCTTCTGCTGCTCCGGTCTCCTGATCCAGAGGTAATCCGGAAAAAAAAAGGCTGGTCACCTTCAACCAAAGTCTTGAAGTCTACCCTCCAAGACAATAAAACAAAAGTATCAACCCCCCATAAGGACAATAGGGGGAGTGAAGGCCTTGAGGGTGGTTTTGTCAAAGCAGAGCCCTCTACTTCTAGTGATGATGAGATCTCCTATTCCCCCATGTCTGAGTTTCCCCAAGATATAGAAGTTAATGGGACACAACCAAAAAAAGCTCTATTTCCAAGCAGTATGTTGGAAGATGGGGAAAATAATGACTCAATGATGTTGTTCAGTGATGGAGTCTCACGTGATAATGAGTTATTTTCCAACCTTGTGGCTCATTCTGAAACAAATGAAGTTGTAGGTTCTCCAGTATTCAGCGACAGCCAGGTGGTATCGATTAGCTCATTAGTGCATAGCAATCACCTACCTAGCTTCTCAAGAGAAGAGCATGCAGAGGATAACTGTAATGCCTTCAGTGCTAGGCCTCCACTCCAGTCTCCAAAAAGTATAGTATTAGAAAGCTTACGGGAGAGCCTGTTCAGCCCAAGCAGCAATTGCAGCCTCCATTCCAAAAGCTTGGATCAGTGCCCCACTTACACAAACACGGAGTTGAACATGTCATTACCTCAAGTGCCTCCATCTTCCCAAGCTTCCCCCACCCAACATTCTCAGGCAACCATGACAACTAGGAAGGGCAAGGCCTCTGGgctcaaacagacagacattgGGGTGTTTTTTGGGCTCAAGCCCCTGAAGGAAAAAGGAAAGGAGCAAGAGGCTGGGAACGTTTTACCTGGGGTGACTCTCCGTCAGGGACCTGTACTTGAAGAGCACAAGGGAGGTGAAGAGGACCATGGAGGACGTCAGAGGAAAGGCAGAAGTGCAAATGCCACGGTGACCCCTAAAGTTGGAGTGCGATCAGACGGTGGGAGTACACAGACTCCAAGTGAGGGAGGTAGGCAGAGGTGGAACAGGGGGAGAACCGATCGAGAGCAAAGGGAGTCCAAGCGATGCCCGTTTTATAAAAAGATTCCAGGTGAGTTGGTCAGTGACTAGTGTAAGTAGCATGCAGTGTGCCCTGTGGATGGCTAAttggtagaggtcgaccgattatgatttttcaacactgataccgattattggaggactaaaaaaaaaaagccgataccgattaatcggccaatgttttttttttataaatatttgtaataatgacaattacaacaagactgaatgaacaatgaacacttttattttaacttaatataataaatcaataaaatctatttggtctcaaataaataatgaaacatgttcaatttagtttaattaatgcaaaaacaaagtgttggagaagaaagaaaaagtgcaatatgtgccatgtaaaaaagctaacgtttaagtgccttgctcagaacatgagaacatatgaaagctggtggttccttttaacatgagtcttcaatattcccaggtaagaagttttaggttgtagttattataggactatttctctctataccatttgtatttcatatacctttgacaattggatgttctaataggtactttattATTGctagcctaatctcaggagttgataggcttgaagcattgcgaagagctgctggcaaatgcaggaaagtgctgtttgaatgaaggctgctgctgcctaccaccgctcagtcagactgctctatcaaatatcaaaacatagacttaattataatataataacacacagaaatatgaacCTTAGATCACTAATATGGTCAAAAcccagaaactatcattttgaaaacaacgcttattctttcagtgaaatacggaaccgttctgtattttatctaacgggtggcatccataagtctaaatattgctgttacattgcacaactttcaatgttatgtcataattacgtaaaattctggcaaattagtttgcaactagccaggtggcccaaactgttgcatatagcCTGACTCTGCGtgtaatgaacgcaagagaagtaagtgacacaatttccctagttaaaagaaattcatgttagcaggcaatagtaactaaatatgcaggtttaaaaatatatacttgtgtatagattttttaaagaaaggcgttgatgtttatgattaggtacacattggtgcaacgacagtgctttttttcgcgaatgcgcttgttataTCACCCATTTGGCAAAGT encodes:
- the dclre1a gene encoding DNA cross-link repair 1A protein is translated as MSKNDLEDDIWEYKPLKKKKRKDKETPDTFNGSMAKYRQASQCLTKGKTSVQVKNTVRHVKLTKVAPNKTLGVKANESIQNKEVARRTLSTQNIAFPQSTQDDDSTRTTGENVHRASSPGGRSCPICQMPFSILVVQSQRWHVAECLDNPGDDRKECPDGIQCYSTILSHYQRYSHSLLAHSRATNEAPCLSLELVANGGANLSLKSSQDSQSSSPINRHSGATSPTKPNALLLLRSPDPEVIRKKKGWSPSTKVLKSTLQDNKTKVSTPHKDNRGSEGLEGGFVKAEPSTSSDDEISYSPMSEFPQDIEVNGTQPKKALFPSSMLEDGENNDSMMLFSDGVSRDNELFSNLVAHSETNEVVGSPVFSDSQVVSISSLVHSNHLPSFSREEHAEDNCNAFSARPPLQSPKSIVLESLRESLFSPSSNCSLHSKSLDQCPTYTNTELNMSLPQVPPSSQASPTQHSQATMTTRKGKASGLKQTDIGVFFGLKPLKEKGKEQEAGNVLPGVTLRQGPVLEEHKGGEEDHGGRQRKGRSANATVTPKVGVRSDGGSTQTPSEGGRQRWNRGRTDREQRESKRCPFYKKIPGTKSAVDAFQYGLVEGITTYFLTHFHSDHYGGLKKSSTFHIYCNRITGNLVKSKLRVAEQYVHILPMNTQVTVDGFKVTLLDANHCPGAAMLLLFLPDGQTVLHTGDFRADPSMEAYHELLSCRVQTLYLDTTYCSPEYTFPTQQEVINLAANTAFMCVTLNPRTLVVCGSYSVGKEKVFLALAEVLGSKVCLSRDKFNTMCCLESERIRQLITTDWKAAQVHVLPMMQLNFKNLQAHLSRFSRQYDQLVAFKPTGWTFSQRVEAVEDIKPMVHGNISIYGIPYSEHSSYLELRRFVQWLRPLKIIPTVNVGSWASRKAMERCFSEWLTEAYEANNVKGI